TATTTCTTAGTTTATTTAAACCATTTAACTCATAATTTACTTCTAAGCTGTCAATTTTATTTTCAAAACTATTTACACAAAATCCATCTCCAAACTCAAAGTTTGAGATTTTTAAATTTGATTTATCATCTTGTTTTGCTTTACAAGAGAAGATTAAAGAGTTAGAAATACTTATATCTTGAATTTTTACATATTCTAAAGATGAATTTTTTTCAACTTCTATAGTTCTATTTGCCAAAATTGTTGAGTTATTTAAGTTAGAAGTAAAAACTTCAATAACAGATGCTTTTACGCCTTCTTTTACCTTTATTAAAAGATTATTTGTATATAGAGTTTCGCTATTTTTTAACTTATTTACAATAATTAAAGGCTTTTCTAAATCTTTTGATATTGTTAAAACTCTTTTACTGTTATCAAAACTATTTGCTATAGAAAATAGTTTTGAATCATAAACTTCATCATCTTTTATAGATTCTAAATCAAGAGCAAAATCTAAAGTTTTATGCTCTTTAAAATCAAAATCAAAAAGTGAAGTAAAATCTATCTTTAAAAACTCTTCTTCTTTTTTTTGTGGAAGATTTATGTTTAAATTAGCTA
Above is a genomic segment from Aliarcobacter cryaerophilus containing:
- a CDS encoding SufD family Fe-S cluster assembly protein, whose protein sequence is MQIANLNINLPQKKEEEFLKIDFTSLFDFDFKEHKTLDFALDLESIKDDEVYDSKLFSIANSFDNSKRVLTISKDLEKPLIIVNKLKNSETLYTNNLLIKVKEGVKASVIEVFTSNLNNSTILANRTIEVEKNSSLEYVKIQDISISNSLIFSCKAKQDDKSNLKISNFEFGDGFCVNSFENKIDSLEVNYELNGLNKLRNSANSSTLVKTTHNNQSSRSNINYKNSLLDKSRAVVKIRSIVTQTGLYSKAFQNCNSILLSDDAVIFAQPFLEIFIDELEASHGTTTGTLNKEQLLYLQARGISKEKSYEMLLEAFENSIKNSIKDEKIKEFLEEYKKESFI